The Spirochaetota bacterium sequence TACAAGTTGGGCATACATCAGGTTTTCTACCGTTCTTTGTCCCAATCCCACCACACGCAGAACATGTCTCTCTTTTTTCAATTGTAACAGACTTAGTAGAACCAAAGAATATCTCCTCAAGTGATACCTCAAATTCAACATAGATGTCTTCCCCTTTCCTAGGAGCACTCTCTCTGGTTGAATACGAAGTCCTTGTCCTCCTAGTTCCAAAAAAGGTATCAAATATATCCTCAAATATATCCTCAACACCAAACCCTCCCCCAAAGCCTCCAAAATCAGTCCATCTGTATCCTGGTCCAGCACCTGCACCTGCGTTTCTATAACCAGTAGCCCCCTTGATACCATCTATACCATACATATCATAAATCTTTCTCTTCTCATCATCACTCAAAACTTCATAAGCCTCGTTTATCTCTTTAAACTTCTCTTCCGCTTCTTTATTCCCCGGATTTCTATCAGGATGGTATTTTAATGCTAGTTTTCTATACGCACTCTTTATCTCTTCTTTGGTAGCATTTCTAGGAACACCGAGTATTTCATAATAGTCTCTAGTTGTCCTACTCATATCATCTCCTAAATAGCTAGTAATATTTTATAACTTCGGATACCAAAAATTATAAATAAAATCACAAAAATTCGGCTTAAAACAACTAAAATGCTTTCTTGATAATAATTTAAAAAAGTTATGGTTAAAAATCAATAACTCAAATAACATACATAACCAAAACTTAAAGAAACTCGCAAATTTACCATCTTTTGATAGTCTCTTTAGGGTTCTAAAGTTTCTACTAATTCACACAAGACAAAAGAATATAAAATCTGAAAAATTTTCTAAACTAAAATTAACCAGGAGAGTTGCGTATTGTCAAACTTTTAGCAACTCCCCAGTTATATAATACCTCAATTCTACTTT is a genomic window containing:
- the dnaJ gene encoding molecular chaperone DnaJ; the encoded protein is MSRTTRDYYEILGVPRNATKEEIKSAYRKLALKYHPDRNPGNKEAEEKFKEINEAYEVLSDDEKRKIYDMYGIDGIKGATGYRNAGAGAGPGYRWTDFGGFGGGFGVEDIFEDIFDTFFGTRRTRTSYSTRESAPRKGEDIYVEFEVSLEEIFFGSTKSVTIEKRETCSACGGIGTKNGRKPDVCPTCKGSGTVTVREGFFSLTTTCPTCKGTGKIIKEYCSVCGGTGAVNKKKTIEFKIPKGIEDGMMVRVKGEGNAGKNGGAPGDLYIVIKQKQHYFYTREGLDLKCEVSIPFTKAILGGDVEIPFLDGKSIKVRIPEGTQPNDVLRIRGSGLEDDKGRRGDIYCKVNIRLPKVLNTRQRFLVEQLAREISESS